A single Callithrix jacchus isolate 240 chromosome 4, calJac240_pri, whole genome shotgun sequence DNA region contains:
- the LOC100409586 gene encoding butyrophilin subfamily 2 member A1 isoform X9 has translation MEPAAALPFSLPASLLLLLLSLCALVSAQLTVVGPTDPILAMVGENTTLRCHLSPEKNAEDMEVRWFRSHFSPAVFVYKGGRERTEEQMEEYRGRTTFVSKDVSRGSVALVIHNVTAQENGTYRCYFQEGRSSDEAILRLVVAGLGSEPLIEMRGHEDGGILVECISRGWYPKPLVLWRDPSGEVVPALKEVSTHDADGLFMVTTAVIIRDRSVRNMSCSVNNTVLGRKKESVIFIPESFMPSVSPCVVALPVTLLVLMIPIAVCIYWINKLQREKRILLGEKEFEREMREIATKDLEKERVEKETELQIKGKRG, from the exons ATGGAACCTGCTGCTGCCCTGCCCTTCTCCCTGCCGgcctccctcctgctcctcctcctcagcctgtgTGCGCTGGTCTCAG CCCAGTTGACTGTGGTGGGGCCCACTGACCCCATCTTGGCCATGGTGGGAGAAAACACGACATTACGCTGCCATCTGTCCCCCGAGAAAAATGCTGAGGACATGGAGGTGCGGTGGTTCCGGTCTCACTTCTCCCCAGCAGTGTTTGTGTataagggagggagagagagaacagaggagCAGATGGAGGAGTACCGAGGAAGAACCACCTTTGTGAGCAAGGACGTCAGCAGGGGTAGCGTGGCCCTGGTCATACACAACGTCACAGCCCAGGAGAACGGCACCTACCGCTGTTACTTCCAAGAAGGCAGGTCCTCCGATGAGGCCATCCTGCGCCTCGTGGTGGCAG GACTGGGCTCTGAGCCCCTGATTGAAATGAGGGGCCACGAGGATGGGGGCATCCTGGTGGAGTGCATATCCAGAGGGTGGTACCCGAAGCCCCTCGTGCTGTGGAGGGACCCCTCCGGCGAGGTCGTGCCTGCCCTGAAGGAGGTCTCCACCCATGATGCAGACGGCCTCTTCATGGTCACCACAGCTGTGATCATCAGAGACAGGTCCGTGAGGAACATGTCCTGCTCTGTCAACAACACCGTGCTCGGCCGGAAGAAAGAAAGTGTCATTTTTATTCCAG AATCCTTCATGCCCAGCGTGTCTCCCTGTGTGGTGGCCCTGCCTGTCACTCTGCTTGTTCTGATGATACCCATTGCCGTGTGTATCTACTGGATCAACAAActccaaagggaaaaaaggatTCTGTTGGGGGAAAAGGAGTTTGAACGCGAAATGAGAGAAATTGCTACAAAGGACCTGGAGAAAGAACGTGTGGAAAAAGAGACAGAACTTCAAATAAAAGGTAAAagaggctga